Proteins encoded together in one Felis catus isolate Fca126 chromosome B3, F.catus_Fca126_mat1.0, whole genome shotgun sequence window:
- the SPATA5L1 gene encoding spermatogenesis-associated protein 5-like protein 1 isoform X2, with protein sequence MAPDSGPLPEEPLLKVLPLDAKDRGTQRCRLGPSALSALGAHLGSAVKISLPDGGSCVCTAWLRRDGADGFVQLDPQCASPGAAVEASGFRGNLRLSSLRLVSCPSLRHLSVWPVLREGAGAPGASNPAAVLEAAQELLRNRPVSRGHVVTAPPGAPGPVAALHIVSGAPSPDPAGLVTPRTRIGLSGVPPSEAEPRPEVPLGGLSEAADSLRELLSLPLRYPRTLAALGLAVPRGVLLAGPPGVGKTQLVRAVVREAGAELLAVSAPALQGARPGETEENVRQVFRRARELASRRPTLLFLDELDALCPRRGGPHRAPESRVVAQVLTLLDGISGDREVVVVASTNRPDALDPALRRPGRFDREVVIGTPTLKQRKAILQVITSKMPISSQVDLSLLAEMTVGYVGADLTALCREAALHALLHSKKNQDNPTIDEVDFLEAFKKIQPSSFRSVIGLMDIKPVGWEQIGGLEDVKLKLKQSIEWPLKFPREFVRMGLTQPKGVLLYGPPGCAKTTLVRALATSCHCSFVSVSGADLFSPFVGDSEKVLSQVFRQARANTPAIVFLDEIDSILGSRSISKTECNVQERVLSVLLNELDGVGLKTTERRGSKSDQQELQEAFNRNVMIVAATNRPDVLDDALLRPGRLDKIIYIPPPDEKGRLSILKVYTKNMPMGPDVSLENLAAETCFFSGADLGNLCKEAALLALQENGLDATTVKQEHFLKSLKTIKPSLSHADLTLYENLFQEQGLSNLEDL encoded by the exons ATGGCTCCGGACTCAGGTCCCCTTCCTGAAGAGCCGCTCTTAAAGGTGCTACCCTTAGACGCTAAGGACAGGGGCACTCAGCGCTGTCGCTTGGGCCCGTCCGCCCTCAGCGCCTTGGGCGCGCACTTGGGCTCGGCGGTGAAGATCTCTCTGCCTGACGGCGGCTCCTGCGTCTGCACCGCGTGGCTGCGGCGGGACGGAGCAGACGGCTTTGTGCAACTGGATCCGCAGTGCGCGAGCCCCGGGGCGGCCGTGGAGGCTTCAGGGTTCCGGGGGAATCTCCGCTTAAGCAGCCTCCGCCTGGTGTCCTGCCCGTCGCTGCGGCACCTCAGTGTGTGGCCAGTGTTGCGGGAGGGGGCGGGCGCGCCCGGTGCCTCGAATCCAGCCGCGGTGCTGGAGGCGGCGCAGGAGCTTCTCAGGAACCGACCTGTCTCCCGGGGCCACGTGGTGACCGCTCCGCCGGGCGCCCCGGGTCCCGTAGCCGCGCTGCACATCGTCAGCGGGGCGCCCAGCCCGGATCCGGCCGGGCTAGTCACTCCTCGCACCCGCATCGGTCTCAGCGGGGTGCCTCCGTCGGAAGCGGAGCCACGGCCCGAGGTGCCCTTGGGGGGCCTTTCGGAGGCGGCCGACTCGCTGCGGGAGCTCCTCAGCCTGCCGCTCCGCTACCCTCGCACCTTGGCGGCCCTGGGGCTGGCAGTGCCTCGCGGGGTGCTCCTGGCGGGTCCCCCCGGAGTGGGCAAGACTCAGTTAGTGCGGGCCGTGGTCCGGGAAGCGGGCGCGGAGCTGCTGGCAGTGAGCGCCCCCGCGCTACAGGGCGCCCGGCCCGGGGAGACCGAGGAGAACGTGAGGCAGGTCTTCCGGCGCGCGCGGGAGCTGGCCAGCCGCAGACCCACCCTCCTCTTCCTGGACGAGTTGGACGCCCTGTGTCCCCGGCGGGGCGGCCCACACCGAGCCCCCGAGAGCCGCGTGGTGGCCCAGGTGTTGACGCTGCTAGACGGCATCAGTGGGGACCgcgaggtggtggtggtggcatcCACCAACCGGCCGGACGCTCTAGACCCAGCGCTGCGCAGACCGGGGAGATTTGACCGGGAG GTTGTCATTGGGACTCCTACACTTAAACAAAGAAAGGCGATACTCCAGGTGATTACCTCAAAGATGCCCATCTCCAGTCAAGTCGATTTGAGCCTCCTTGCAGAAATGACAGTTGGTTACGTTGGTGCAGACTTGACTGCACTTTGTAGAGAAGCTGCCCTGCACGCTCTCCTTCATAGTAAGAAG AACCAGGACAACCCGACTATTGATGAAGTAGACTTCcttgaagcttttaaaaagattcaaCCCTCATCCTTTCGAAGTGTCATTGGACTGATGGACATCAAGCCTGTTGGCTGGGAGCAGATTGGTGGCCTCGAAGATGTAAAACTGAAGTTAAAACAG AGTATTGAGTGGCCTCTAAAATTCCCTCGGGAATTTGTCAGGATGGGCCTGACACAGCCAAAGGGAGTTCTCCTGTATGGTCCTCCTGGATGTGCTAAAACCACCCTGGTGAGGGCCCTGGCCACAAGCTGTCATTGCTCTTTTGTTTCAGTGAGTGGAGCtgatctcttttctccttttgttggAGATTCAGAAAAAGTCTTGtctcag GTATTTCGACAAGCAAGAGCAAATACTCCAGCAATTGTGTTTTTGGATGAAATTGATTCAATCTTGGGCTCTCGATCCATCAGCAAAACAGAATGCAATGTTCAAGAGCGTGTTCTTTCTGTTCTCCTGAATGAATTAGATGGTGTAGGACTGAAGActacagagagaagaggaagtaaATCAGATCAACAGG AGTTGCAAGAAGCGTTTAATAGAAATGTCATGATTGTTGCTGCAACAAATAGACCTGATGTATTAGATGATGCCTTATTACGACCTGGAAGATTAGATAAGATTATTTATATTCCACCTCCAGATGAAAAG GGCAGGCTTTCTATTTTGAAAGTCTATACCAAAAACATGCCAATGGGACCTGATGTTTCCTTAGAAAACCTAGCAGCAGAAACCTGTTTTTTCTCTGGTGCTGATCTTGGAAACCTTTGCAAAGAA GCTGCCTTGCTGGCTCTGCAAGAAAATGGACTAGACGCAACCACAGTGAAACAAGAGCACTTCCTGAAATCACTGAAGACTATAAAACCGTCCTTAAGTCACGCGGACTTGACTTTATATGAAAACTTATTTCAGGAACAAGGATTATCTAACTTAGAGGATTTGTAA
- the SPATA5L1 gene encoding spermatogenesis-associated protein 5-like protein 1 isoform X1 has translation MAPDSGPLPEEPLLKVLPLDAKDRGTQRCRLGPSALSALGAHLGSAVKISLPDGGSCVCTAWLRRDGADGFVQLDPQCASPGAAVEASGFRGNLRLSSLRLVSCPSLRHLSVWPVLREGAGAPGASNPAAVLEAAQELLRNRPVSRGHVVTAPPGAPGPVAALHIVSGAPSPDPAGLVTPRTRIGLSGVPPSEAEPRPEVPLGGLSEAADSLRELLSLPLRYPRTLAALGLAVPRGVLLAGPPGVGKTQLVRAVVREAGAELLAVSAPALQGARPGETEENVRQVFRRARELASRRPTLLFLDELDALCPRRGGPHRAPESRVVAQVLTLLDGISGDREVVVVASTNRPDALDPALRRPGRFDREVVIGTPTLKQRKAILQVITSKMPISSQVDLSLLAEMTVGYVGADLTALCREAALHALLHSKKNQDNPTIDEVDFLEAFKKIQPSSFRSVIGLMDIKPVGWEQIGGLEDVKLKLKQSIEWPLKFPREFVRMGLTQPKGVLLYGPPGCAKTTLVRALATSCHCSFVSVSGADLFSPFVGDSEKVLSQVFRQARANTPAIVFLDEIDSILGSRSISKTECNVQERVLSVLLNELDGVGLKTTERRGSKSDQQGKYKELRKNEELELQEAFNRNVMIVAATNRPDVLDDALLRPGRLDKIIYIPPPDEKGRLSILKVYTKNMPMGPDVSLENLAAETCFFSGADLGNLCKEAALLALQENGLDATTVKQEHFLKSLKTIKPSLSHADLTLYENLFQEQGLSNLEDL, from the exons ATGGCTCCGGACTCAGGTCCCCTTCCTGAAGAGCCGCTCTTAAAGGTGCTACCCTTAGACGCTAAGGACAGGGGCACTCAGCGCTGTCGCTTGGGCCCGTCCGCCCTCAGCGCCTTGGGCGCGCACTTGGGCTCGGCGGTGAAGATCTCTCTGCCTGACGGCGGCTCCTGCGTCTGCACCGCGTGGCTGCGGCGGGACGGAGCAGACGGCTTTGTGCAACTGGATCCGCAGTGCGCGAGCCCCGGGGCGGCCGTGGAGGCTTCAGGGTTCCGGGGGAATCTCCGCTTAAGCAGCCTCCGCCTGGTGTCCTGCCCGTCGCTGCGGCACCTCAGTGTGTGGCCAGTGTTGCGGGAGGGGGCGGGCGCGCCCGGTGCCTCGAATCCAGCCGCGGTGCTGGAGGCGGCGCAGGAGCTTCTCAGGAACCGACCTGTCTCCCGGGGCCACGTGGTGACCGCTCCGCCGGGCGCCCCGGGTCCCGTAGCCGCGCTGCACATCGTCAGCGGGGCGCCCAGCCCGGATCCGGCCGGGCTAGTCACTCCTCGCACCCGCATCGGTCTCAGCGGGGTGCCTCCGTCGGAAGCGGAGCCACGGCCCGAGGTGCCCTTGGGGGGCCTTTCGGAGGCGGCCGACTCGCTGCGGGAGCTCCTCAGCCTGCCGCTCCGCTACCCTCGCACCTTGGCGGCCCTGGGGCTGGCAGTGCCTCGCGGGGTGCTCCTGGCGGGTCCCCCCGGAGTGGGCAAGACTCAGTTAGTGCGGGCCGTGGTCCGGGAAGCGGGCGCGGAGCTGCTGGCAGTGAGCGCCCCCGCGCTACAGGGCGCCCGGCCCGGGGAGACCGAGGAGAACGTGAGGCAGGTCTTCCGGCGCGCGCGGGAGCTGGCCAGCCGCAGACCCACCCTCCTCTTCCTGGACGAGTTGGACGCCCTGTGTCCCCGGCGGGGCGGCCCACACCGAGCCCCCGAGAGCCGCGTGGTGGCCCAGGTGTTGACGCTGCTAGACGGCATCAGTGGGGACCgcgaggtggtggtggtggcatcCACCAACCGGCCGGACGCTCTAGACCCAGCGCTGCGCAGACCGGGGAGATTTGACCGGGAG GTTGTCATTGGGACTCCTACACTTAAACAAAGAAAGGCGATACTCCAGGTGATTACCTCAAAGATGCCCATCTCCAGTCAAGTCGATTTGAGCCTCCTTGCAGAAATGACAGTTGGTTACGTTGGTGCAGACTTGACTGCACTTTGTAGAGAAGCTGCCCTGCACGCTCTCCTTCATAGTAAGAAG AACCAGGACAACCCGACTATTGATGAAGTAGACTTCcttgaagcttttaaaaagattcaaCCCTCATCCTTTCGAAGTGTCATTGGACTGATGGACATCAAGCCTGTTGGCTGGGAGCAGATTGGTGGCCTCGAAGATGTAAAACTGAAGTTAAAACAG AGTATTGAGTGGCCTCTAAAATTCCCTCGGGAATTTGTCAGGATGGGCCTGACACAGCCAAAGGGAGTTCTCCTGTATGGTCCTCCTGGATGTGCTAAAACCACCCTGGTGAGGGCCCTGGCCACAAGCTGTCATTGCTCTTTTGTTTCAGTGAGTGGAGCtgatctcttttctccttttgttggAGATTCAGAAAAAGTCTTGtctcag GTATTTCGACAAGCAAGAGCAAATACTCCAGCAATTGTGTTTTTGGATGAAATTGATTCAATCTTGGGCTCTCGATCCATCAGCAAAACAGAATGCAATGTTCAAGAGCGTGTTCTTTCTGTTCTCCTGAATGAATTAGATGGTGTAGGACTGAAGActacagagagaagaggaagtaaATCAGATCAACAGGGTAAATACAAGGAGCTGAGAAAAAACGAAGAG TTAGAGTTGCAAGAAGCGTTTAATAGAAATGTCATGATTGTTGCTGCAACAAATAGACCTGATGTATTAGATGATGCCTTATTACGACCTGGAAGATTAGATAAGATTATTTATATTCCACCTCCAGATGAAAAG GGCAGGCTTTCTATTTTGAAAGTCTATACCAAAAACATGCCAATGGGACCTGATGTTTCCTTAGAAAACCTAGCAGCAGAAACCTGTTTTTTCTCTGGTGCTGATCTTGGAAACCTTTGCAAAGAA GCTGCCTTGCTGGCTCTGCAAGAAAATGGACTAGACGCAACCACAGTGAAACAAGAGCACTTCCTGAAATCACTGAAGACTATAAAACCGTCCTTAAGTCACGCGGACTTGACTTTATATGAAAACTTATTTCAGGAACAAGGATTATCTAACTTAGAGGATTTGTAA
- the SPATA5L1 gene encoding spermatogenesis-associated protein 5-like protein 1 isoform X3 encodes MAPDSGPLPEEPLLKVLPLDAKDRGTQRCRLGPSALSALGAHLGSAVKISLPDGGSCVCTAWLRRDGADGFVQLDPQCASPGAAVEASGFRGNLRLSSLRLVSCPSLRHLSVWPVLREGAGAPGASNPAAVLEAAQELLRNRPVSRGHVVTAPPGAPGPVAALHIVSGAPSPDPAGLVTPRTRIGLSGVPPSEAEPRPEVPLGGLSEAADSLRELLSLPLRYPRTLAALGLAVPRGVLLAGPPGVGKTQLVRAVVREAGAELLAVSAPALQGARPGETEENVRQVFRRARELASRRPTLLFLDELDALCPRRGGPHRAPESRVVAQVLTLLDGISGDREVVVVASTNRPDALDPALRRPGRFDREVVIGTPTLKQRKAILQVITSKMPISSQVDLSLLAEMTVGYVGADLTALCREAALHALLHSKKNQDNPTIDEVDFLEAFKKIQPSSFRSVIGLMDIKPVGWEQIGGLEDVKLKLKQSIEWPLKFPREFVRMGLTQPKGVLLYGPPGCAKTTLVRALATSCHCSFVSVSGADLFSPFVGDSEKVLSQVFRQARANTPAIVFLDEIDSILGSRSISKTECNVQERVLSVLLNELDGVGLKTTERRGSKSDQQGKYKELRKNEEFGWMFTELLKIVIWLEKMS; translated from the exons ATGGCTCCGGACTCAGGTCCCCTTCCTGAAGAGCCGCTCTTAAAGGTGCTACCCTTAGACGCTAAGGACAGGGGCACTCAGCGCTGTCGCTTGGGCCCGTCCGCCCTCAGCGCCTTGGGCGCGCACTTGGGCTCGGCGGTGAAGATCTCTCTGCCTGACGGCGGCTCCTGCGTCTGCACCGCGTGGCTGCGGCGGGACGGAGCAGACGGCTTTGTGCAACTGGATCCGCAGTGCGCGAGCCCCGGGGCGGCCGTGGAGGCTTCAGGGTTCCGGGGGAATCTCCGCTTAAGCAGCCTCCGCCTGGTGTCCTGCCCGTCGCTGCGGCACCTCAGTGTGTGGCCAGTGTTGCGGGAGGGGGCGGGCGCGCCCGGTGCCTCGAATCCAGCCGCGGTGCTGGAGGCGGCGCAGGAGCTTCTCAGGAACCGACCTGTCTCCCGGGGCCACGTGGTGACCGCTCCGCCGGGCGCCCCGGGTCCCGTAGCCGCGCTGCACATCGTCAGCGGGGCGCCCAGCCCGGATCCGGCCGGGCTAGTCACTCCTCGCACCCGCATCGGTCTCAGCGGGGTGCCTCCGTCGGAAGCGGAGCCACGGCCCGAGGTGCCCTTGGGGGGCCTTTCGGAGGCGGCCGACTCGCTGCGGGAGCTCCTCAGCCTGCCGCTCCGCTACCCTCGCACCTTGGCGGCCCTGGGGCTGGCAGTGCCTCGCGGGGTGCTCCTGGCGGGTCCCCCCGGAGTGGGCAAGACTCAGTTAGTGCGGGCCGTGGTCCGGGAAGCGGGCGCGGAGCTGCTGGCAGTGAGCGCCCCCGCGCTACAGGGCGCCCGGCCCGGGGAGACCGAGGAGAACGTGAGGCAGGTCTTCCGGCGCGCGCGGGAGCTGGCCAGCCGCAGACCCACCCTCCTCTTCCTGGACGAGTTGGACGCCCTGTGTCCCCGGCGGGGCGGCCCACACCGAGCCCCCGAGAGCCGCGTGGTGGCCCAGGTGTTGACGCTGCTAGACGGCATCAGTGGGGACCgcgaggtggtggtggtggcatcCACCAACCGGCCGGACGCTCTAGACCCAGCGCTGCGCAGACCGGGGAGATTTGACCGGGAG GTTGTCATTGGGACTCCTACACTTAAACAAAGAAAGGCGATACTCCAGGTGATTACCTCAAAGATGCCCATCTCCAGTCAAGTCGATTTGAGCCTCCTTGCAGAAATGACAGTTGGTTACGTTGGTGCAGACTTGACTGCACTTTGTAGAGAAGCTGCCCTGCACGCTCTCCTTCATAGTAAGAAG AACCAGGACAACCCGACTATTGATGAAGTAGACTTCcttgaagcttttaaaaagattcaaCCCTCATCCTTTCGAAGTGTCATTGGACTGATGGACATCAAGCCTGTTGGCTGGGAGCAGATTGGTGGCCTCGAAGATGTAAAACTGAAGTTAAAACAG AGTATTGAGTGGCCTCTAAAATTCCCTCGGGAATTTGTCAGGATGGGCCTGACACAGCCAAAGGGAGTTCTCCTGTATGGTCCTCCTGGATGTGCTAAAACCACCCTGGTGAGGGCCCTGGCCACAAGCTGTCATTGCTCTTTTGTTTCAGTGAGTGGAGCtgatctcttttctccttttgttggAGATTCAGAAAAAGTCTTGtctcag GTATTTCGACAAGCAAGAGCAAATACTCCAGCAATTGTGTTTTTGGATGAAATTGATTCAATCTTGGGCTCTCGATCCATCAGCAAAACAGAATGCAATGTTCAAGAGCGTGTTCTTTCTGTTCTCCTGAATGAATTAGATGGTGTAGGACTGAAGActacagagagaagaggaagtaaATCAGATCAACAGGGTAAATACAAGGAGCTGAGAAAAAACGAAGAG TTTGGCTGGATGTTTACAGAGCTGCTAAAAATTGTGATTTGGCTAGAAAAGATGAG TTAG